From Rutidosis leptorrhynchoides isolate AG116_Rl617_1_P2 chromosome 3, CSIRO_AGI_Rlap_v1, whole genome shotgun sequence, a single genomic window includes:
- the LOC139900903 gene encoding uncharacterized protein, which produces MEGLHLAFLRALEVGLSHGIKAGETSLQISHFFYAYDVIILSEGPRQELHLILTILDIFYLVSCLKINVSKSHVFGIGVENTEVDSFALEAGCQVGISPTKYLGIPIGMNMKRVSSWILLIDTLRLSSWKANLLSLGGRLMLIESVMGSLGIYLMSVFRCPKTALIQLESLRLRFFWGGSNLVKKMAWIKWDNVYHLMGTGVLILGALKHLIWLYYLCGVGILE; this is translated from the coding sequence ATGGAGGGTCTTCATTTGGCCTTCCTTCGCGCTTTGGAGGTGGGTTTGTCTCATGGTATCAAAGCGGGCGAGACCAGCCTTCAGATTTCACATTTTTTCTATGCGTATGATGTAATTATTCTTTCGGAAGGGCCTAGACAAGAGTTGCATCTAATCCTTACTATTTTAGATATATTTTACTTGGTTTCATGCTTGAAGattaatgtgtccaaatctcacgtTTTTGGTATTGGTGTCGAGAATACCGAAGTAGATTCATTCGCCTTGGAAGCGGGATGTCAAGTTGGTATCTCACCTACCAAATATCTTGGTATTCCTATTGGCATGAACATGAAACGAGTGTCGAGTTGGATTCTTTTGATTGATACGCTCAGACTTTCTTCTTGGAAAGCTAATTTGCTATCCTTGGGTGGTAGGTTAATGTTGATTGAATCGGTCATGGGTAGCCTCGGGATCTATTTGATGTCGGTCTTTAGATGCCCGAAAACCGCTCTCATACAACTTGAGTCTCTTCGCCTAAGATTCTTTTGGGGTGGTAGTAATTTGGTCAAGAAGATGGCGTGGATAAAGTGGGACAATGTTTATCATCTCATGGGAACGGGGGTATTAATATTGGGAGCCTTAAAGCATTTAATTTGGCTTTATTACTTATGTGGCGTTGGCATACTTGAATAA
- the LOC139900904 gene encoding uncharacterized protein encodes MKIGGHGHWMRDIITLLNPREFIWTEGCYLCTNWYKFLPRIIKVFLWRLKLDSLPLRWNLSAKGLDINSTPYCLSGLQQGVASRDHLFFGCSLALDVWRNIRIWVDRSLPSFASWEDFVSWIVDSYIPGITKDRIIAIVVTLFWAGARIEEQNESEEEGGYAM; translated from the exons ATGAAGATAGGTGGACATGGTCATTGGATGCGGGACATAATTACACTGTTAAATCCACGAGAATTTATATGGACCGAAGGTTGCTACCTATGTACTAATTGGTACAAGTTCCTTCCAAGAATAATTAAAGTGTTTCTATGGCGGCTTAAGTTGGATTCACTTCCTCTAAGGTGGAATTTATCTGCAAAGGGTCTTGATATAAATTCTACTCCGTATTGTTTATCCGGTTTGCAACAAGGGGTTGCGTCTCGAGATCACTTGTTTTTTGGATGTTCTTTAGCTCTTGATGTGTGGCGCAACATTCGAATTTGGGTTGATCGCTCGCTGCCTTCATTTGCTTCGTGGGAAGATTTTGTTagctggatcgtggattcatacatcCCGGGTATCACCAAGGACCGGATCATTGCTATTGTGGTTACTCTTTTTTGG GCTGGTGCAAGAATAGAAGAACAAAATGAATCTGAGGAGGAGGGGGGATACGCAATGTAA
- the LOC139897311 gene encoding uncharacterized protein yields MWRIKQFMPKEKSGLEGRMVDIGNLKIHVRNVIAEGGFSCVYLAQDALNGSKQYALKHMICNDEESLELVKKEVSVMKSLQGHPNVVMLCAHTILDMGRTKEALIVMEYCDKSLVNVLDSRGAGFFEEKQILLMFRDICNAVFAMHCQSPPIAHRDLKAENLLLGSDGLWKLCDFGSTSTNHKRFDRPEEMGIEEDNIRKHTTPAYRSPEMWDLFLREVISEKVDIWALGCLLFRICYFKLAFDGESKLQVLNGNYRIPESPKYSSSMTDLIRDMLQSSPNSRPDITQVWFRVNGLLPDGLQKSLPDRPPEMPQNHLHEGLAKSANKSSPMPRRTPPPPPPAADSARDSPQPMGAGGPMGAFWTTQHAKDSAVVEELSKVKFDEETTSSKMSQSEMFSKHRTSPQTVQGKPVPSKDFELNFFEDGPNVKSGDAISAFATEFGTNKVSPRRSSVNSGKEEQLEAEVERLREQLKQVNMEKSELSSKYEKLSAICRSQRQELHELKQTLASTTPSPNKSASKPSPESHIQSPSQQHKEGTVWELQKGLFDNTSPSPDRNSWQAFPEDSTASTLIANSSKSVRTRNSPQNKQPAESASGGNTNWGFEAESFTAIPSRSSQANVPNANKNPSQRVGDMKNKEGKSASQPAGWAGF; encoded by the exons ATGTGGAGGATCAAGCAATTCATGCCTAAGGAGAAGTCTGGGCTTGAAGGTCGTATGGTTGACATAGGCAATCTGAAAATCCATGTTCGCAATGTCATAGCTGAGGGTGGGTTCTCTTGCGTTTACTTGGCCCAGGATGCTTTAAATGGTTCAAAGCAGTATGCACTGAAGCACATGATATGTAATGATGAAGAATCTTTAGAGCTGGTAAAAAAAGAAGTTTCTGTGATGAAATCACTTCAAGGTCACCCAAATGTTGTTATGCTATGTGCCCATACGATCTTAGATATGGGTCGGACAAAGGAAGCACTTATTGTAATGGAATATTGTGACAAGTCTTTGGTTAATGTGCTCGATAGCAGAGGTGCAGGCTTCTTTGAGGAGAAACAGATACTTTTAATGTTCAGGGATATCTGTAATGCAGTTTTTGCTATGCACTGTCAGTCCCCACCCATTGCTCACCG GGACTTGAAGGCGGAGAATCTTTTACTTGGATCTGATGGATTATGGAAGCTATGTGATTTTGGTAGTACATCAACGAATCATAAACGTTTTGACAGGCCAGAAGAGATGGGCATCGAAGAAGACAATATAAGGAAGCACACTACACCTGCCTATAGATCGCCTGAG ATGTGGGATTTGTTCTTGAGAGAAGTTATAAGTGAGAAAGTTGATATTTGG GCCCTTGGGTGTCTCCTTTTCCGCATATGTTACTTCAAGTTAGCATTTGACGGGGAATCGAAGCTACAAGTTTTGAACGGGAACTATCGCATTCCAGAATCGCCAAAGTACAGCTCATCCATGACAGATCTCATTAGGGACATGCTACAGTCTTCACCAAATTCCAGACCAGACATCACGCAG GTGTGGTTTCGAGTTAATGGTCTGTTACCTGATGGATTACAAAAGTCTTTACCGGATAGGCCACCTGAGATGCCCCAAAATCACTTGCATGAAG GTCTTGCAAAGTCTGCAAATAAATCTAGTCCAATGCCTCGAAGAACTCCACCACCTCCTCCACCAGCTGCTGACTCAGCTCGGGATTCACCACAACCAATGGGCGCGGGTGGGCCCATGGGTGCTTTTTGGACAACTCAGCATGCGAAGGATTCAGCTGTTGTTGAAGAGCTTAGCAAGGTTAAATTTGATGAAGAGACAACGAGCTCTAAAATGAGTCAATCAGAGATGTTCTCTAAACACAGAACTAGTCCTCAAACTGTGCAGGGCAAGCCAGTCCCTTCAAAGGACTTTGAGTTAAATTTCTTCGAAGATGGTCCAAATGTAAAATCTGGTGATGCTATTAGTGCTTTTGCAACTGAATTTGGTACCAATAAAGTCAGTCCTCGTAGGAGTAGCGTTAACTCTGGTAAGGAAGAGCAGTTAGAGGCTGAGGTAGAACGATTGAGGGAACAGCTGAAGCAGGTTAATATGGAGAAAAGTGAATTAAGCTCGAAGTATGAGAAATTATCTGCTATTTGCCGATCACAGAGACAAGAGCTACATGAGCTGAAGCAAACTCTTGCTTCTACAACTCCATCACCAAATAAAAGTGCCTCAAAACCTTCTCCTGAAAGTCATATCCAGTCCCCCTCTCAGCAG CACAAAGAGGGAACAGTTTGGGAGCTACAAAAAGGATTGTTTGATAATACTTCTCCGAGCCCTGACCGAAACTCATGGCAGGCGTTTCCCGAGGACTCCACTGCTTCAACTTTAATAGCAAACAGCTCTAAATCTGTTAGAACAAGAAACAGCCCCCAGAACAAACAGCCTGCTGAGTCAGCTTCAGGCGGCAATACTAATTGGGGTTTTGAAGCAGAAAGCTTTACAGCTATTCCTAGTCGCAGCTCTCAAGCAAATGTACCTAATGCGAACAAGAATCCTTCTCAACGTGTtggtgacatgaaaaacaaagaaggTAAGTCGGCCTCCCAACCTGCCGGATGGGCTGGCTTCTAA
- the LOC139897312 gene encoding uncharacterized protein, producing the protein MGETNESILVCTPNSQMEQQQSSSSSKSCDECKTNDFKYKCPGCTLRSCSLTCVKAHKQRTGCTGKRQQQTEFVPLSKFDDNILLSDYNMLEDVKRIADSAKRRRVQLCGNYFGVGIPYSLRNLHNAAWNRRIRLFFLPSGMSKRETNQTTFNRKWKTISWTIEWCFHSNDIKLIDHKVNEKSNLHSVIQKHLKPGPLKHPLKPFCLEPLESLKFYISKHPKQPRSPFRELDMHAPIREQLSNLVIIEYPVIHVFLPSHSIDFEVVKDVVARPLQPKTGPVDDIQPSPKGVVFREEEIKDNDSADPYVMDLLKKPYSKSEMKDEEFIHKSIDSTNHDNDLPVDLLNFDFDPELIDAYSNLFSEANPDDFLDFDGLCDDLPSKEDNLKCGVIEEELEEGEIADSD; encoded by the exons ATGGGAGAAACAAATGAAAGCATACTTGTTTGTACCCCAAATTCACAAATGGAACaacaacaatcatcatcatcatctaaatcttGCGATGAATGTAAAACAAATGATTTCAAATACAAATGCCCAGGTTGCACCTTACGATCGTGCAGTCTCACTTGTGTTAAAGCTCACAAACAACGAACAGGATGCACGGGAAAACGACAACAACAAACCGAATTCGTCCCACTTTCTAAATTTGATGACAATATTCTATTATCTG ATTACAATATGCTCGAAGATGTGAAGCGAATAGCCGACTCTGCTAAACGAAGAAGAGTGCAACTTTGCGGGAATTACTTTGGGGTCGGGATTCCTTATTCCCTTAGAAACTTGCACAATGCTGCCTGGAATCGACGGATTAGACTTTTCTTTTTACCAAGTGGAATGTCAAAAAGGGAAACCAACCAAACAACCTTTAACCGCAA GTGGAAAACTATATCTTGGACAATAGAATGGTGCTTTCATTCAAACGACATCAAGTTGATTGACCATAA AGTCAATGAAAAGTCAAATCTGCACTCGGTGATTCAGAAACATCTAAAACCCGGTCCGTTAAAACATCCATTGAAACCCTTTTGTCTCGAGCCTTTGGAATCTCTCAAGTTTTACATTAGCAAACACCCAAAG CAACCGAGATCTCCATTTCGCGAGTTGGACATGCATGCCCCAATACGCGAACAGTTATCGAATTTAGTTATCATTGAGTATCCTGTCATTCACGTATTCCTTCCTTCACATAGCATTGACTTCGAAGTTGTTAAAGACGTCGTTGCTCGTCCATTACAGCCCAAAACGGGCCCAGTTGACGATATTCAACCAAGCCCGAAAGGTGTGGTCTTCAGGGAAGAAGAAATAAAAGACAATGACTCTGCAGATCCTTATGTTATGGATCTCTTGAAGAAACCATATAGCAAATCAGAGATGAAGGACGAAGAGTTTATTCACAAGTCTATTGATTCCACCAACCATGATAACGACCTCCCAGTTGACTTGTTGAATTTTGACTTTGACCCGGAGTTGATTGACGCTTATTCTAATCTTTTTTCAGAGGCAAACCCGGATGATTTTCTTGATTTTGATGGTTTGTGTGACGATTTACCATCTAAGGAAGACAATTTAAAGTGTGGAGTTATcgaagaagagttggaggaaggCGAAATAGCAGATTCGGATTAG
- the LOC139900905 gene encoding uncharacterized protein → MSTDPLKLAAQPIHQIQHSVPFKLDLDTSKYNSWSELFKIHCRAHDVLDHLTSETPPASSSKGKNTEVITPPELWARHDAIVLQWIYATLSLDLMNTIMEPDATAKKTWDRLKSMFHDNKHSRALALENRFVNTKLDDFPNMSTYCQELKMIADQLGDVDSKVEPHRLVLQLVAGLNDNYAQIRTHINQMDKLPTFYDARSKLILEESLRNRQATMNNSNTNNTALISTAENQDNRTQGLGDRENSGYHRGSSGYRGCG, encoded by the coding sequence ATGTCAACCGATCCTCTCAAACTTGCTGCTCAACCCATCCACCAAATCCAACACTCTGTTCCCTTCAAACTGGACCTGGATACTAGCAAATACAATTCCTGGTCCGAACTATTTAAAATCCATTGTCGTGCACATGACGTCCTTGATCACCTTACTTCTGAAACACCACCAGCCTCTTCATCCAAAGGCAAAAACACAGAAGTCATCACCCCTCCTGAACTATGGGCTCGTCATGATGCTATTGTGCTACAATGGATATACGCTACTCTTTCTCTTGATCTGATGAACACGATAATGGAACCCGATGCCACCGCAAAGAAAACATGGGATCGACTCAAGAGCATGTTTCACGACAACAAACACTCTCGAGCCCTAGCTCTGGAAAATCGATTCGTCAACACCAAACTAGACGATTTTCCCAACATGTCTACCTACTGTCAAGAACTTAAGATGATTGCAGATCAGTTAGGTGATGTTGACTCAAAGGTAGAACCTCATCGATTGGTTTTACAGTTGGTTGCTGGCCTCAACGACAACTACGCCCAAATTCGAACTCACATCAATCAAATGGATAAATTGCCTACCTTTTACGACGCTCGATCGAAATTGATTCTCGAAGAATCACTAAGAAATCGCCAGGCTACGATGAACAACTCCAACACCAACAACACCGCTTTGATTTCTACTGCTGAAAATCAGGATAATCGAACACAGGGTCTTGGTGATCGAGAGAATTCTGGTTACCATCGAGGGTCATCAGGTTATCGTGGATGTGGCTGA